The following proteins are co-located in the Candidatus Saccharimonadales bacterium genome:
- the ruvX gene encoding Holliday junction resolvase RuvX: MSGQPGGVVLGLDIGSKRLGVARGSTISRLATPLAVIAMDGHEFGRLKQLIDQENAVALVAGLPRGLDGQETEQTRTTRNFASRLESLGLPLFWQDEAATSVGLKRQRPFGQKKPIDDRAAAIILQDYLDTLR; encoded by the coding sequence ATGAGCGGTCAGCCGGGCGGAGTAGTATTGGGCTTGGATATCGGTAGCAAACGACTTGGGGTCGCCCGAGGGAGTACGATTAGTCGATTAGCTACCCCGTTGGCGGTGATTGCAATGGACGGACACGAATTTGGGCGGCTGAAGCAGCTGATTGATCAGGAGAATGCCGTGGCGCTGGTGGCGGGATTGCCGCGGGGGCTGGACGGCCAGGAGACCGAGCAAACCCGAACCACAAGAAATTTTGCCAGCCGGCTGGAAAGCTTGGGCCTGCCGTTGTTTTGGCAAGATGAAGCGGCGACATCAGTGGGGTTAAAGCGGCAGCGGCCATTTGGACAAAAAAAACCAATTGACGACCGGGCAGCCGCTATAATATTGCAAGATTATTTGGACACTCTAAGATGA
- a CDS encoding cell division FtsA domain-containing protein — protein sequence MVLAKLKQISNQVKTAVRTKSDDQAKHIVGLDIGTEFVKALIGRVEGDKIKIIGVGRQRQGLSDMHSGAISDISAVVANCDQALTQAEAQAGVSARRAIIGIAGELVKGTTNTVRYKRPEPAKEITIEEMEHILSRVQKRTYEQAKAQVAWETGNQDVDVKLVNSALVSIHIDAYKVTNPIGFQGKDVAVQIYTAFAPMIHIGALERVANELDLELIAVAAEPFAVTRAVIGTDASSNLSAVTIDVGGGTTDVAVVNDGGVEGTKMFGIGGRAFTKTIAAELTKSFDEAEDIKLKLGEAGLEEATEQKASAAAQKTLSVWLDGVKLALGEFDKVDQLPNNLLLCGGGASLRMLTDALGAGEWYKEVAFTKRPQVKLIEPSQVVGVVDLSGKVTDHTFITAMGLLRVGLDTVNPAEDSGSIRDKLNKLLKV from the coding sequence ATGGTTTTAGCTAAACTAAAACAGATATCAAATCAAGTAAAAACAGCGGTCAGGACCAAATCCGACGACCAAGCTAAGCATATCGTTGGGTTGGATATCGGCACCGAATTTGTCAAAGCCCTGATTGGCCGGGTTGAGGGCGATAAAATCAAAATTATCGGAGTCGGCCGCCAACGGCAAGGGTTAAGCGATATGCATTCCGGTGCCATTAGCGACATTTCGGCCGTTGTGGCTAATTGCGACCAAGCTCTGACCCAGGCCGAAGCCCAGGCCGGTGTCAGTGCCCGCCGGGCGATAATTGGCATCGCCGGTGAACTGGTCAAGGGCACGACCAACACCGTCCGGTACAAACGGCCCGAACCGGCTAAAGAAATCACTATCGAAGAGATGGAACATATCCTGAGTCGAGTCCAGAAACGGACCTATGAGCAGGCTAAAGCCCAAGTTGCCTGGGAGACCGGCAACCAAGACGTTGACGTTAAACTGGTCAATTCGGCGCTGGTATCGATTCATATCGACGCCTATAAGGTGACCAACCCGATTGGTTTTCAAGGCAAGGACGTAGCCGTCCAGATCTACACGGCCTTTGCGCCGATGATTCACATCGGAGCGCTCGAGCGAGTCGCTAACGAACTCGATCTGGAACTTATCGCGGTGGCGGCCGAACCGTTTGCCGTGACACGGGCGGTAATCGGCACCGACGCCAGCAGCAACCTAAGCGCGGTGACGATCGACGTCGGCGGCGGTACCACCGACGTGGCCGTGGTTAACGACGGTGGCGTGGAGGGTACTAAAATGTTTGGTATCGGCGGCCGGGCCTTTACTAAAACGATTGCGGCCGAACTAACTAAGAGTTTTGACGAAGCCGAGGATATCAAGCTGAAGCTGGGCGAAGCCGGCTTAGAAGAAGCTACCGAACAAAAAGCCTCGGCCGCCGCCCAAAAAACCCTGAGCGTCTGGTTGGACGGTGTCAAACTGGCCTTGGGCGAGTTCGATAAGGTCGATCAACTGCCCAACAATTTATTACTGTGCGGCGGCGGCGCGTCGTTGCGGATGTTGACCGACGCCTTAGGCGCCGGCGAGTGGTATAAAGAAGTGGCCTTTACCAAGCGCCCCCAAGTCAAATTAATCGAACCGAGCCAGGTAGTCGGGGTGGTTGACTTAAGCGGCAAAGTCACCGATCATACATTCATAACCGCTATGGGCCTGTTACGAGTGGGCCTCGATACGGTTAATCCAGCAGAAGATAGCGGCAGTATTCGCGACAAACTCAATAAGTTGCTCAAGGTATGA
- a CDS encoding baseplate J/gp47 family protein yields MKKDTIYIDIEDDITTIIDKVKSAAAKIVAVVPPKRSTTLISAVNMKLLKRTAEESNKQVVLVTSEASLLSLAGGVGLYVAPNLHTKPFLPSAENAPLVDESVIDGAELDPTAPVGELDKHHTTGEASLENEPAPTEPAKNTSKPRFKIPSFDRFRSRFLLIGAAILGLGLLWWWAFFIAPKARITISAQTSSVDTVFEFTADAGLEVDDFEKNQFKAEQVELKQTISQDFTPTGKKNIGEKASGPVEVRNETGIAHTIEAGTNFTSSGGLKFEATESATVPGATVDGGGNVVPGTVDMQLRSVAPGTQYNLAAGEVYDIDGVGSLTYGVGGDMSGGTDKNVTIVAQKDVDAAKKQLADTDRADLVSLLRDEFDDDIVPLNESLVVKIGSAKSEPAVGAEAATAKVTAEASLTMLGLARETLKKAVEDYQTGQFEGGDQIIYRNGLDELVFSLVEKQSNSKMDLRLRTEGFIGPDLDTAQLAEDISGKRFGEAVNIIRSRPGVIEVDADFEPFWVFSAPRPGRIEFILNVNDAAL; encoded by the coding sequence ATGAAGAAAGACACCATTTACATCGATATCGAAGACGATATCACTACCATCATCGACAAAGTCAAGTCGGCCGCGGCTAAAATCGTGGCCGTGGTACCGCCCAAGCGCTCGACCACGTTAATCAGTGCCGTCAATATGAAACTACTGAAGCGAACGGCGGAAGAGTCTAACAAACAAGTGGTGTTGGTGACCAGTGAAGCCTCGTTGCTGAGTCTAGCCGGCGGGGTCGGTTTGTATGTGGCGCCAAATCTGCACACCAAGCCCTTTTTGCCGTCGGCCGAAAACGCTCCGCTGGTGGACGAGTCGGTTATCGATGGCGCCGAACTGGATCCGACTGCGCCGGTGGGCGAACTTGACAAGCATCACACCACCGGCGAGGCTTCTTTGGAAAATGAGCCAGCACCGACCGAGCCGGCTAAAAACACCAGTAAGCCACGGTTTAAAATTCCTAGTTTCGACCGGTTCCGCAGTCGGTTTTTGCTGATCGGAGCGGCCATTCTTGGCCTCGGTCTATTGTGGTGGTGGGCGTTTTTTATCGCGCCCAAAGCGAGAATAACCATCAGCGCCCAAACTTCCAGCGTTGACACGGTTTTTGAGTTTACGGCAGACGCTGGGTTGGAGGTCGACGATTTTGAGAAGAACCAGTTTAAGGCCGAACAAGTCGAGCTGAAACAAACAATCAGCCAGGATTTTACTCCGACCGGCAAAAAGAATATCGGCGAAAAGGCTTCCGGCCCGGTGGAAGTCAGAAACGAAACCGGAATTGCCCACACGATTGAGGCCGGGACGAATTTTACTTCGAGTGGCGGCCTGAAATTTGAAGCGACAGAATCGGCTACCGTACCGGGCGCGACGGTTGACGGCGGCGGCAATGTCGTTCCAGGAACGGTTGATATGCAGTTAAGATCGGTGGCTCCGGGGACACAGTACAATCTGGCGGCCGGCGAAGTTTATGATATCGACGGGGTTGGTAGTTTGACCTACGGTGTGGGCGGGGACATGAGCGGCGGAACCGATAAGAACGTTACGATAGTTGCCCAAAAAGACGTCGACGCGGCTAAAAAGCAACTGGCCGACACAGATCGAGCTGACTTGGTGAGCCTGTTGCGTGACGAGTTCGACGACGATATTGTGCCGTTAAATGAAAGCTTGGTAGTTAAAATTGGTTCAGCCAAAAGCGAGCCGGCGGTCGGCGCCGAAGCAGCGACGGCCAAAGTGACGGCCGAAGCCAGCTTAACCATGTTAGGGCTGGCGCGGGAAACGCTGAAAAAGGCGGTTGAGGATTATCAAACCGGCCAGTTTGAGGGTGGCGATCAGATTATTTATCGGAATGGCTTAGACGAGCTAGTCTTTAGTCTGGTAGAAAAACAGAGCAACAGCAAAATGGACCTGCGCCTGAGAACCGAAGGGTTTATCGGTCCGGATTTGGACACGGCCCAGTTGGCTGAAGATATCAGCGGTAAACGTTTTGGCGAGGCCGTCAACATTATCCGCAGCCGACCAGGCGTGATTGAGGTCGATGCCGATTTTGAACCATTTTGGGTCTTCAGTGCGCCGCGACCGGGCAGAATCGAGTTTATTCTAAACGTCAACGACGCCGCTTTATGA
- a CDS encoding LysM peptidoglycan-binding domain-containing protein yields the protein MAPLAVALLILAFIFYSRPDKYQPTDPLAYIGGLGGGVSAVDEFSAAKIAADIAKGVELIVADNVQNLADSEQAKVQFSTTEGSYLTKPQQVVTDAKTNKDILNYVVQPGDTISSIARRFNITSDTIRWENGLSGNAVAAGKRLRILPVSGVSYIVQQGDTPGSIAARFGANANYVVAFNDAELRGLKPGDKVIIPEGEKPADRPTYFSSGYGFAFGSQPLYGGNGYSYGYCTWHAANRRIQIGRAVPRNLGNAVTWLSLAQASGLSVGETPKQGAILWHRATWVAGGLGHVGFVEQVNDDGSIKVSDMNYPYWNSVTYRTIEPGEISQYKFIY from the coding sequence TTGGCGCCGTTAGCCGTGGCTTTGCTGATCTTGGCTTTTATATTCTATTCCCGGCCCGATAAGTACCAGCCGACAGATCCGTTAGCTTACATCGGCGGACTGGGCGGCGGTGTCAGCGCCGTCGACGAGTTCTCCGCGGCTAAAATCGCGGCCGATATTGCCAAGGGCGTTGAACTAATCGTAGCCGACAACGTTCAGAACCTAGCCGACTCGGAACAGGCCAAGGTTCAGTTTTCCACGACTGAAGGCTCGTATTTAACCAAACCGCAACAAGTTGTGACCGATGCTAAGACCAACAAGGATATCTTAAACTATGTCGTTCAGCCGGGTGACACCATCAGTTCGATTGCCCGTCGGTTCAACATTACCAGCGATACGATCCGCTGGGAAAACGGTTTAAGCGGCAACGCCGTGGCGGCCGGCAAACGGCTGCGGATATTACCAGTGTCCGGTGTGAGCTACATCGTTCAGCAAGGCGATACGCCCGGCTCGATTGCTGCCAGATTTGGCGCCAATGCCAACTATGTAGTGGCTTTTAATGACGCCGAGCTGCGCGGGCTAAAGCCTGGCGACAAAGTGATTATCCCCGAAGGCGAGAAACCAGCTGACCGCCCGACTTATTTCTCCAGCGGGTACGGTTTTGCTTTTGGTTCGCAACCGCTATATGGCGGTAACGGTTATTCTTATGGCTACTGCACCTGGCACGCCGCTAACCGCCGGATTCAGATTGGCCGGGCGGTGCCGCGGAACTTAGGTAACGCCGTGACTTGGCTGTCGTTAGCTCAAGCCTCTGGCTTGTCGGTCGGCGAGACGCCGAAACAAGGCGCAATTTTATGGCACCGGGCGACCTGGGTAGCTGGCGGTTTGGGTCACGTTGGATTTGTCGAACAGGTTAACGACGACGGCTCAATCAAGGTTTCTGACATGAATTACCCCTATTGGAACAGCGTAACTTATCGCACGATTGAACCAGGCGAAATAAGCCAGTACAAATTTATTTACTAG
- the obgE gene encoding GTPase ObgE, which produces MSVFVDYVQVKIKAGRGGDGLVSFRREKFVDKGGPDGGDGGHGGSVLARASRNVNTLQNFRHKQLVIAADGQPGGPQRRHGKSGADLEITLPVGTQIKRGDQVVADLTKDGQEAVIARGGRGGFGNAHFINSTRQAPRVAEKGEPGGAYDGVFELKLLADVGLVGLPNAGKSTFLSVVSNARPKVADYPFTTLIPNLGVADVGGRSLLIADIPGLIAGASQGKGLGDAFLRHIERTSVILHLIDAYNEDVAEAYKTIQVELRDYHLDLTRKPQLIGLTKIDGLDDEIVNDQIKKLKPHLSRATTVCAVSSVTGEGIKPLLADLALIVSRTQAAKTKVKSKSRVKIVTYKAEPGEWSVIKYKNHWRVAGEKIEGFARRTNFDNEWGVRRLKDILKKTGVLKELTRRGALAGDKIGFKDVKDRLEY; this is translated from the coding sequence ATGAGCGTGTTTGTTGATTACGTCCAAGTTAAAATTAAGGCCGGCCGCGGCGGTGACGGCCTGGTTAGTTTTAGACGGGAAAAGTTTGTTGATAAAGGTGGCCCAGACGGCGGCGACGGTGGTCATGGCGGCAGCGTGCTGGCCCGGGCCAGCCGCAATGTCAACACCCTGCAGAACTTTCGGCACAAACAGTTAGTGATCGCCGCGGACGGTCAACCAGGTGGCCCGCAACGCCGGCACGGCAAGAGCGGAGCCGATTTAGAGATAACATTACCGGTAGGCACCCAAATCAAGCGAGGCGATCAAGTTGTGGCCGATTTAACCAAGGACGGCCAAGAAGCCGTCATCGCCCGCGGCGGCCGCGGTGGCTTTGGCAACGCCCACTTTATTAATTCGACTCGCCAAGCTCCCCGAGTGGCGGAAAAAGGCGAACCCGGCGGGGCTTATGACGGCGTGTTCGAGTTGAAACTGCTGGCTGATGTCGGTCTTGTTGGACTGCCCAATGCCGGCAAATCGACTTTTTTATCAGTCGTCAGCAACGCCCGGCCAAAAGTGGCGGATTATCCTTTCACGACCTTGATTCCCAACCTTGGGGTGGCTGATGTCGGCGGGCGAAGCTTGCTGATTGCTGATATACCCGGGCTGATTGCCGGCGCCAGCCAGGGCAAGGGTCTGGGCGACGCTTTCCTGCGCCATATTGAACGCACATCGGTTATTCTTCATCTGATTGACGCCTATAACGAAGACGTAGCCGAAGCATATAAAACAATCCAAGTCGAGCTGCGCGATTATCATCTCGATTTAACCCGGAAACCGCAGTTAATCGGTCTGACAAAAATTGACGGCCTGGATGATGAAATCGTCAACGACCAGATAAAAAAATTAAAGCCCCACCTGTCTCGCGCGACGACAGTATGCGCCGTGTCTTCAGTCACGGGCGAAGGCATAAAGCCACTGCTGGCCGACTTGGCTCTAATAGTTAGCCGAACGCAGGCGGCAAAGACCAAGGTCAAGAGTAAAAGCAGAGTCAAGATCGTAACTTACAAAGCTGAACCCGGCGAATGGTCGGTTATAAAATATAAAAATCATTGGCGGGTGGCGGGTGAGAAAATCGAAGGCTTTGCCAGGCGAACAAACTTTGATAATGAATGGGGCGTCCGGCGGTTGAAGGACATCCTCAAAAAAACCGGCGTGCTCAAGGAGTTAACCCGCCGTGGGGCCCTGGCGGGCGACAAGATCGGGTTTAAAGACGTCAAAGACCGGCTGGAGTACTAA
- the mltG gene encoding endolytic transglycosylase MltG has product MPVNKRKFRRLFSIIGLVLLGLVMAGWLVAEQWYRSNLRPVSEQGNEVVFAITLGTSTADVAESLEEQALIRSSRAFIWYINRLDGTPVLQAGTYRLNAALTLPEIADIIINGQVDTSLVTIPPGLRLDQIKDALERAGFKAEDIDLALKKRYDHPLMVYLPDDATLEGYIYPETFKIDGSSAVADTIERSFDVFYEQLSDPILRGLKRQKLSVHQAIILASIIEKEVTDPEVQRQVAQVFLKRLKEGIPLGADPTFRYAAALLDVEATPDVDSPYNTRIHAGLPPGPIANFNISALEAVANPADTDHLYFVSGDDGQTYFAKTEAEHQANVNKYCHELCRL; this is encoded by the coding sequence ATGCCAGTTAATAAACGAAAATTTAGGCGGTTATTCAGTATTATCGGCCTGGTCTTGCTCGGGCTAGTAATGGCTGGCTGGCTGGTAGCCGAACAATGGTACCGCAGCAATTTACGGCCGGTTAGTGAGCAAGGAAACGAAGTAGTATTTGCGATTACCCTTGGAACCTCGACAGCCGATGTGGCCGAATCACTCGAGGAGCAGGCGCTAATCCGCAGTTCTCGGGCTTTTATCTGGTATATCAACCGGTTGGACGGAACGCCAGTACTGCAGGCCGGGACTTATCGGTTGAATGCGGCTTTAACCCTGCCTGAGATTGCCGACATCATTATTAACGGGCAGGTTGATACCAGTCTGGTAACGATTCCGCCCGGGTTGCGGCTGGACCAGATTAAAGACGCCCTCGAGCGAGCTGGCTTTAAGGCCGAGGATATCGATTTGGCCTTGAAAAAGCGTTATGACCACCCCTTAATGGTTTACTTGCCCGACGATGCCACGTTGGAGGGTTATATCTATCCTGAAACATTTAAGATCGACGGTAGCTCGGCCGTGGCCGACACGATTGAGCGGTCGTTCGACGTCTTTTATGAGCAACTCAGCGATCCCATTCTGCGGGGGTTAAAGCGCCAGAAATTGAGTGTCCACCAAGCTATTATCCTAGCGTCGATTATCGAGAAAGAGGTCACCGATCCTGAGGTGCAAAGACAGGTCGCCCAGGTGTTTTTAAAACGCCTAAAGGAGGGTATCCCACTCGGCGCTGATCCGACTTTTCGCTATGCTGCCGCCTTGTTAGACGTCGAAGCCACGCCAGATGTGGATTCACCATATAACACTCGGATTCATGCTGGTTTGCCGCCCGGCCCGATTGCCAATTTCAATATCTCGGCACTGGAGGCCGTAGCCAACCCGGCCGACACCGACCACCTCTATTTTGTCAGCGGTGACGACGGTCAAACATACTTTGCCAAGACTGAAGCCGAACACCAAGCTAACGTCAATAAATATTGCCACGAACTCTGCCGGTTGTAG